In the Populus trichocarpa isolate Nisqually-1 chromosome 8, P.trichocarpa_v4.1, whole genome shotgun sequence genome, ATGCAGACCAGGGCTGCTGTGTGCCTCGTCCAGTAACTATAAACCATCAATTAGAAGGAAATTAGAGATGATATAAGTGCATTGCTGGTTCCTTGGTTTTCATGTTTGAAAGCTCGATGCAATTGAAAATAGGGTTTGAAATGCTACAGCAATGCAATTTACTAAGGATGCTGGAGCACACAGATTAGTGATGGATGCACCAAGAGGAGAAGGTGAATTTGGCTTGGTGCTCCCTTTAAGCATAGAGTCAAAAACAATTTCTCAACATCAGCAGCAAGCATATAACTCATAGATCAAGTGCATCCACTGAGgacaaagataaaataattatggtgCTCTAAAGCGTCGTATTATATCAGGTGCAATGGGAGCTTAAAAGATTTTCCATGATCCCAAAAGAGAGTTCACATTCCTTAAAATCTGAATATGAGCCCCACAACCAAAccacagaaaaaaaattcagattgcAGGTTCTAAAATTCAGATGTCATTGTAGAACATGTGGAAGCTGTTGGTTCAAAGTCTCATATTGTATCAGGTTCACCAAAAACCAAACTCCACTAACATATAGCTATCCAAACCTGCTGCAAAAGTAGCAAAAGGTTTCTTCAGACATTCCACTTTCTAACCATAGATGTCAAATCTAGATAATCATAGATCACTTGGGTACAAAAGGTAAAAAGTCAACAATCATCAGTTCCAAGGATAGCACTGCCCATGCAGTTCAACCAAATAAAGGGGAGTACCCAACATTCACCTCATTTGTAGAATTCACAACAGCATCCACCTCAAGATTCCAAGGGTTGCCCCTCCATAAATATATCTTTGAGTTGATCTCATGATCAACTGGGAACCTCGATACCATCCCACAGCTACTGCTTTCCCCCTCAGAAGGTGACGTTAAAGGATCAGGGAAAAATGGATTTGTAAATGAAGGGTCTTCATTATCATAACCGAACGAAGATCTACTCTCAGCATCACTCCATCGCGGAACTTGATCCAAAGTCACAACTGAATCCCCATTGTCAGTGGGCGATCCACCTCGGGTTGTTACAGCCGCAGGCACACGTTGGTACATTTTCTGTGGCTACTGATTAAATTCTCAGTTTCTGAAGCTGTTGGGCTCCTTGACCCAACAACCACCTACTACAAATTTTTGTTTACAAAATCACACTAATGGAATAATTCCCTGAAACAGGAAAAcgcaaaatcaaactcaaaatcCAAATCATCACATCACATATACAGATAATGAAAATAAGATCAGAAATTCCTatcaaaactaacaaaaatagacCTAATCACATTTTGCTCTACATTTTAAGCAAttaaattccttttaaaaaaagtctgCTATAAAAGCTGAAGCTTGCGACCCAATTACACAATTCGTAGTAATATTACTCGTAGGTAATAGAACAGCAGAAAATCCTCAATTTCTATCCATCCAATTCAACGCTTgatcaaatcaattaattgcAGCAAACAGCTAAAAGCAAAGAAGAATTTTAATGTCACCTTCAGTCAAGTTTTGTGCTTTGAAaacctaaattttaaattccGCGACGAAAATTGAGTAAAATAATcgattttataaagaaaatctgAGGGAAATAAATCTGAAAGAAGAGAATTTTACGTACCTTTTAGGGATTGGACatggtatttaatttttatttattgagttaatCAATCATCTggtgctgtgttttttttttttttttttttttttaagaaattggaTGGGAATTAGGATTGCTGGCTGCCTGCCTGCCTTGGTGAGCTTACAACATGCAGAGCTCAACTGGCCAGACAGACAACGAATTGGtggtaaaaaaatgaaattttcttatcatttgtcaaatttcaaaatcactCCTTCATCTTCCTCTCAATTCCATTTAAGGCCATCCATTTTGGGTCAGCTTCCGATCTTTGTAAGTAAGAATactcttataaattaaaattaaaattaaaagaaactctaGCACACGAAGAGAAACACTGTGGATTCACAAATCCACGGTGTTTTTTCTACTTTATACCTTGCAATACAAAATTGATGCCTTGGAATAGGATAGgatgttttcatctttttatggacacaaatgtttttaaaaaaattattggtgacataaatgtttttttttttttgcttttttaaacagtggaattactaaaataattttttaggaaattgtttttttttgttcaggaGCTTTATCATAATTTCCTTTAAAAATGAACAGTGAAAAATACCctttaataatttagaaaaaaacagtGTCAAGTGATTTTAAAACTTCCttcaaagggtatttttatctttatatcttggtttttttgttattttcaagtgaagttaggggtattttttttcttttaataacttaaaatattaaaaaaaatatgtttgcaCGTGACAAACACTCGACGGCGATTGAATGTCATCTGCGCcttttagagcgtgtttggcagtatggttgcgggtgcttttcaaataacttttcgtgccaaaatgcatgtcaatgatgtttttttattttttaaaaattatttttgatatcagcacatcaaaacgatccaaaacgtacaaaccatattaaattttaataataaaaaaaaattaaattttttggaaactCAACCACAGCTGCGTTTCCAAACATTCCCTAGAGGATGTGTGTGGCCGCATTCTACAGTCAAATGTTAGCTTTCAtcgttttttactttttttagaaGCGTTGTCACATTTTATTCCTTATGGTGCGGTGCAGTCTGgtggaaaagttttttttttaaaaaaaaaaaatttaaatgcttttttctttgtaagaATTTTAATCGTAGAGGTGTCGAAAAAAGAATCCTCAGAATCATTCATTTGTTTgtatcaattcaataaatatgctcctttaaaaatgttttggtcAAACTGTATCCTGTATTTATAAAACCCaggtaatttaatttaattagactaaattacattaaattataaaatcaatccTAACTATAACTTGGGAAGTTcttaagaattcaaaaattaacgcatttaaaaaaatttaattttcttaagaaaataaataattttctccAATACTCGGTCATCAAGCCTTTTAAAACACTTAATAGATAAagtgaatttttgaaaaataaaaataaaaatttgaaatgtttaaggaatgagaaattcaaaattcttacataaattattttaaaatacttatttattaaattctgggatatttttaagaaatcaaaaaacaaattttataaaatatataatcatttaaaatattcaataaaaaaataaaaaaatttctcaccAATTaagatttatgaaataaaaataaaaaatatttgaaaattccTAGCGATTgatatttctgaaaaaaaattcactggAAACACACacagtgtaaaaaataaatacatgaaattTTATAGAATGATGAAGGCAAGTAACACCATTAATCACGATCGAGCTTTTAACGACCTACTTCTTTTTATCCTGGGCCAAAGGCCCAGCCACGAAAGAAAACTATTTACACATCCTCACTGCTCCAACCCCCCTCTCTCCATTACTGATCCGGTCTAAGatctgaattttaaattttaaccaggttgtttaggttaatttttttaaaaaaattaaaataatatcattttaatttaaaaaataaaagttaataaattgCAAATAAATCATTAGGTTAGCCGGGTcatactagatttttttttcttgtttttttttaacccggTTTAATTCTAGCTCTGGATTGATTGTGTTTCAAGTTGATGTACAACACCGGACTGAGTTTCATAATTATGATACGGAGAATCGCAGCCTCTACGAAAAATACGTCGTCATGGCGTAACACCAAAATCGTCAAGACCATCTGCACTGTAAATTAGTCTCCCCGTATTTATGACCAACTTTAACAATCCAATTCTTAACGACAAGCTTTCTAATCTGTTTCATCAACATGGAATAAGACTCAGTTTTCTCATGCTCAGAGGTCAGTTGATGTACGCATTGTCACCTCCGGCAGAAGTTTTCTAATTCCCAGACTCCAGGCAAGCTTTAAACAAACATCCACTGCCCGTGATTCTGCCTCGAGGACGCTCTTAACATGTTTTGCTTATTACTTTCAAACATGCAAGTGATGAACTtcagccatatatatatatatatatatatatatatatatatatatatatatatattgaaaaaccCTTGAACtacataaaaagatatttaaaagttgttattatttaaaagtattttttatttgaaaatatataaaaataatatttttttataaaaaaattatttttgaaatcagtacattaaaataataaaaaaacatgaacaaataattaatattaagtaattttgttcaaaatttaGGAAACACTATCTGGAACCCAAAATCATTCCCAATTGAATTCCAAAAGAAAATACTCTATCAATTAGATCTCTCATGTCTCACCCATTTCTcacctgtattttttttttatcagtcaGTATATGTTAATATTTCCTGTCCAAATGCAATAAAACAGCATCAATGTGGAGGAAAATTGATGGAGAATTTACAGATTTATAAAAACTTTGGGACTAAATTGATAATTAAGTGAATCCATGGGAGCTAATTTTGAGATATCCCATTGAATATTTCCACGCGAATGAATTTGTAACATTTCTAACTGTCAATCTTCCCCTTAGATGCCTGATCTCCGGAAACGAATTTACTTCCACTCCCTATCACGCGGCAATATCCACCGCAATCGTGAGCCGACACGTATCCCACCTGGCTCTTGCTGGTGCCTGAGGAACCAAGAAGGCGACACGTCCCCGACGCTGAAAGGGTACACGGGGAGGACAAATAACTCGCAACTGATTACACTGGCAGCCTTTCCAGACATCTGTACTCTCCTTTTCCCTCCTCAAAATTATcacgctatatatatatatatattaatcgaATACCTCTACCGTCTATCCGATTATCCAAACAATAAATTATCTGTAATCCTCTCTTGAATCTCACTGCTTTTTCCtagctaataataataacaatatccATGGATTCAGCTCCAAAGGACAAACCCGCCGAGCATGACCGTCAACCCTCTGCCTCTGAGCTTCTCGCGAGTGCCAAGTTAGTGTCCGAGGCAGCTCAAGCCTCATTCGGTAATGAAAGAGACAAGATAGACAAGGTCAAAGTAGCTGCTGCTGCAGAAGATCTTCTTGAAGCTGCCTCTAAGTATGGCAAGCTGGAAGAGAAAGGCTTGGGCCAGTATATAGAGAAGGCTGAGAATTATCTCCACCATTACCATTCTAGTTCCCAGCCTACCACCACCCCCAGCACTACTGGTTCTGgccacacagcccctgttgaaaAACATGAATCTCCCGTCCCGCCTTCGACTGGTGGTAATGATGACAAGTCTGGAGATGGGCTCGGGGGAGCTTTCAAGATGGCTCAAGGCTTCTTCAAGTAGCCTTGAGATATatatcttgaaattaattttgtgcaaataaattaatgtgtcCAGTACTACTCCAATATCGCTTTTAAATTCCAGTCATAATCCTTTATATATACGTGCGCGCACTGAAGTTTAATTGCTCTTGGAGCTTAATTAGTTATATTCGACTCCATGAATGTGTCAActctttaatttaatgtgttaGTTCTATCTTCtggttttttattgtaaattcaTTTTCGTTGCCTTAGTCAGCACAGCTAGTTTCATTAGGGAATTGAGATGCTAAGAAAATGCGAACAAAGATGACGATCCTGTTGACCATGCCAGAGTCGATTATTTGTTATCATTTGTTCCCTAATTAGTCCTAGAAAAACCCTGCAATATCGGATCCATATGCTAATAATCGCATCCGGTGCATGCTCTACATTATTACTCGGGAGATCAAATAGAGTTTGATTAGTTTCTGCCAGAAAATCAAAAATCTTATTTGAGTATAAATCGGAATATTATCACAGCCTGACCCAGTGGAGGAAATCACTTTTTGCCTCCATTTCTTCGCGCCTGGCTATTTCCACGGCACGTTGCTTTAAATCCATGGTAAATTATTTATGAGTGTGATCTCTAACTTGAGAAACTCGTTTCTCTTACAAGTCATCATACAATtgtgaaacaaaaattaatcctGTGATTTCTCTGTCAGCCAGTTTttagatcaaattaattttcttttatgtgccGATTAAATGACTCACTGGattaatccaaataaaaaaccaagttcCTATACGAAATTGTCAAATGTACGAAGAGCTTctctttttctataatttttttttaaataaacggTTAACAAGAATAATTTACAAACTAGCATAGGAGGATAACATAGCTTAAAAAACTGCGCCGCTCATAACAGTACAATTCAACTGGTTGAACTACTAAGATCAgatgtttgctccctctgtggtttcaagttcgagctctgtggttgctcatatgatggccactggaggcttacatgaccgttaacttcagggcccgtgggattaatcgaggtacgcgcaagctggcccgaacacccacgttaaactaaaaaaaaaaaaacacacagcaaacataaaaataaaaatttgtgaaGGTTGCGCTTTAACAGGATAACCGTGAAAATGTTTTATGAAGGATACATCACTGTGTAACTGTGTAATGCAACCTTCACGCGCAAATATGCTTTTTTTGTTCGTGAAACTACACTTGACAGCGCGACTTTTACAAATCTTTTTTATGGTTACAGTATTCTTAGCGGTGACCAATTGAATTATAGAATTATGCTTCTGGTAGTAGCACAATCTGTTAAGTTTTGCTATTCGTAGGAGCACAATTACCCAaatcccaatattttttttttagttacgctactttataaattattctttactaacaatgtattaaaaattccaaataatttaaaaataaaatttataagttaaataattggttaattaattgatcttagcaatctcatttattttttataatcaagatAATTAATAGATTATACTTGATGTCTGGTAGGTCAATATAACTTGTAGCTAATATTtgtaaaagattatttttttataaaaataaaaactctataatgtttaaataaatatttttttagaaggagaatataataatattttaaaaataaatgctctAAAAATATCCATgtagtaaaaaagaaagatta is a window encoding:
- the LOC7498204 gene encoding nodulin-related protein 2 gives rise to the protein MDSAPKDKPAEHDRQPSASELLASAKLVSEAAQASFGNERDKIDKVKVAAAAEDLLEAASKYGKLEEKGLGQYIEKAENYLHHYHSSSQPTTTPSTTGSGHTAPVEKHESPVPPSTGGNDDKSGDGLGGAFKMAQGFFK